GGCTCGGCCACGTCCCATCAATCAATCAGCTTAGATTGATCCTTGCAACTTATGCGTCGAGAGCTGTCCCGGTCTTGGACCTTTTGGGTCAGTTCGATCCCTTTGGGCGGTTGTGGGTGGGTGGCCCATGGATTCGAAAGACCGAAAGAGAGATAGACATGACCTCGGACCCCATGTCTCAGATTAAGACATTCTCAATCCACAATTCTGTTACGGTTTGGCCTAGGCCGTGCGCGTGCTCGTTTTTgcatgagaaagagagacatggaaaattaaaaaaaagtatcttTGTCAATTCTCagtcattttctctctcttctctcctctctatCTCTCTACACTTTATATTTTGTCGGCTgtagttaattattttggaaccccaagtatatatatattccttggATTATCAACTAATTTGTCGGCTGTAGCTAGCTAGGAGAAAATTTTTATgagaatttgtttaattaattttgttattttcttcatgaattattttaattaatatataagccTACTACTAGCCATGGGTGCATCtataatataaagagaaatgagCTAGGATAGTGACGTGCTACCATTTCCCCTAAGTTTTGTGTGTGAttacttttgaaaatattgatggaaaggaaaggaaaaagcaTTCTTCTTCTGATCACTAGGTTTAGGAAGAAAAGTTTGAATTGGACAGGCACGAAGTCTTCATCCTCTCTGCTATTAcgtatgttttttaaaataaacatgatccaataatttttaccttttttttcttgctgTACTCAACTCTCAACCCTCATCACATGGGAGAACAATCCCTGGTATGGATCCTACGAGGATAGGCATCTGTGTAACTTACTGCTTTAGACAACGACAACCTTGTTGTGGAGGAACTTGAACTTCACAACCacaagcaattatatatatatatatatatatatatatattatgcagtTTTAAAAATAGAGGTGTTGAAAAGTCAACAAATTTGCAGTGACACACCTTTTCTTTGTCATGGAATATCATTTGCTTAATAGAAGAAAGTTGTCATTTGATGGCAGATCTGGGTTGAAGAAGCCCAGATCTGTAATTCATCTTTAACCTCCATTTCTCAGGCATCTCCTCTCACCATTTTTGGGGTTCCTTACCTTATCtctcacttctttttttctcaattgtGTGGGTCTCACGCGCttctctattattttctttaatcatCGGAGCGGttgataaaaagtttttttggttttaatatttttttttttttatgtggatTACCATCTCCCTTATTTTATGTGTCCAACATTGTGATGTGGAGACAAAATAAATTGTTGTCCCTAAAGTTTTAGCGGTTGGGCACTCTCTTGTGGGACTTTGGAAATGAACTCTTCGTCATTAGATCAAAACttgatatttatatatagtgCTTCTCCTCTTGTTAGAGTCTCCATTTTTGTTGGTTGACGTTGCAAAAGATAAACCGCCTTATGCGGTCCCTTGGTTTCCAACCCAAGAAAAATCGGACCGGGTTGAATTTTGACCCATTTCCAGTTATTTAGTTGTATTTTATCTAAAGTTCTGTATTTACTGTTTGAGCtttgttggggagcccaccttttatttttttgtttccttgtaaCCATTTTCCCCGTATtgaattgaaagaaagaaagaaaaagttgtcATTGAGGAGTTTGAAATTGATGTGCCAAAAGCTCCAAGAATCTTATATGAATGATCTGTTCATTCACACTCAGGTCCATAACATTCATGCTGAACAAAAAGGGGAACCCCTTAGTTGGAAGAGATattgtgtgttttctttttccctttttattgtGATTTGATAAATCCTTTGCATTGCAGCTGGTTAAGTTCTAGCTAAATATTATAGCAGAAACCACCAGTCTCTCTTCTAAAAAGGAACTTTCTTAAAGGTACGTACGTATTGCAGGATTAAGGCTATTAATTAGATCTTTTTGAATGCTATGGATTGAGCAGCATAATTTGCATCAGCTTCCTCTGTACCAAGCAATAAATGGCTAGAGCTAGAGGGAAGTCCATGCTTCAAGaggtggatatatatatatatataccgacTTGTGCTACCCACTATGTTGTCATTGAAACATATGCCATGAAatagttcattttttttaagataataatGTCAAAAACTAACAAGATTCAAGGCACCTCTGACCTCACAGTCAAGTGGCATGGACCATTGAGTTAAGATTGGTGGTTAAATAAGTTAGAATATTGATGGCCTTGAAACTGAAGGAGACCCTCAATCAGTATCATAAACCATTGGACTTAGAAAagataaggaaagaaataattaaattggGTACCTTCTGATCaatggttttatttattaagaaaagaGATAAAATCATCTTCTGAAACCAATGGCCAGCTATGATTGAGCTAAAGAAAAAGTTGGAATATATCAGAGAAGAATCTTCATATATAATCCTTCTTAAAGAAACGGCAAGTCTTCCTAATGCACCAAAGTTAGAACCACCCTATTCAAAAGCTTAACTTAGAAATATCAGCAGAATCTCATTTGTGCATATTTAATTAAGTTTGATAACTTTTCAATTGAGTAGTTTGGTAGTACTACTCTTCAAAACatagcatatatatacatatatcccATGTTATATTAATTATACCATGATACACAATAATTCCCCCTTCAAATTCTCTGAGAAACCCCAAATATTGGTAAAacttaaatataattaagaatgatacaattaattaatcttaCATATTTCCATCCCCTCCTCTCTCCTGGCTATCCTGATCATAAGGCTCATTATTCCATGGAGAAGAATAATACAAACCAGAAGTTTGACCAAAAGAACCAGCTCCTTCATGACCCATCCTTCTTCCATACTGGGAATTAGTCGTTGATGAAGGCATGTCATTGCAGGCGTAGCGCATCAAATCAGCATTTGTCGCCTCCAATTCCTTTTGGAGCCGAAGAACATGCCTTTGGAGGACTGAGATGGCTCCAACACAGCCATAGACTGGATCTTTTATCCGTGCCTCGGCTTCATAGGCCAGAGAGTTTACTGCATCCTCTCTCTGGTGGGGAAGGACTTCGTTGAGGAGCTTACTAACATTgcttgcgccaaatatcttgtGAACATTGGCAAATTTTTGTGGCTCTTCAGGCGGAAAATATGGAGCAAAAATGCAATCTGGCATGCATTTTCTCCTTAGAAACTTGCAGGCAGCACAGGGAGAATTGGAGTAGCTGGAAGAGGCCATATATCTTCACTGCACCAAAAATCATTCACCCATCTAATTATTATATATCCGTGAGCAGTTTATTGCAAATTCAGTACTTGAAATTGGAATTCATAaattatccttttctttttgtaatttccTTTTAATATATTCACTTTTCAAGTAAACTAATTAAGAACACATGCCACTTGGTTGAACTGgacaaaagttttttatttttttaccgtATTTAACTTAATTGGTGATTTATGGGACTACAGAATTAGGGTTAGCACCATTTGCTGctatcttttagtttttcaaatttcttttaccttttttcGCCTGCCAAGCAGTCTTTATTGAATATGATTGTTACTTTGTGAATATTAATGCATCTCCTTAGATGTTACTAGAcagaccccaaaaaaaaaaaacaaaagaaaaagagtaggACATGAAGATAAAGATGGTTTCCTGTGTTAGGATTCTCCTCAATTTGGTCAATAGTTCCAAAATTCAATCAACAGACTTGTCCTTTGAAAAACTCTCTCTGTGTGCCCCCTTCCCCCCAGCCACCACCACAAATTTAGATTCCTCGATTTCATGGCAATCACTTACACCACCTACCACATGTTAGCATccttttttctctccctctctctctctcacacacacacacacacacttgttcctttctctctcttatagAGCATGGCTTCTGATCACTAGTTTAATTTCAACCTTTATCTTTTCTGTGAAGTAGTACTGGAATTCTACAGCTGTCAAATTCCATACCCAAAACCCTAGCTAGATCAACTTATATAACCTGAAAATTCTAGcaacattttatttgaaaagaaaggAGATTTATTAGTGAAgaatacaagaaagaaagaggctGCACCTTGTAGTACTTAC
This window of the Corylus avellana chromosome ca5, CavTom2PMs-1.0 genome carries:
- the LOC132180724 gene encoding LOB domain-containing protein 25 isoform X4 encodes the protein MASSSYSNSPCAACKFLRRKCMPDCIFAPYFPPEEPQKFANVHKIFGASNVSKLLNEVLPHQREDAVNSLAYEAEARIKDPVYGCVGAISVLQRHVLRLQKELEATNADLMRYACNDMPSSTTNSQYGRRMGHEGAGSFGQTSGLYYSSPWNNEPYDQDSQERGGDGNM
- the LOC132180724 gene encoding LOB domain-containing protein 25 isoform X1, producing MRQRRKNSCCMHRIDLEGASTEGKKRYMASSSYSNSPCAACKFLRRKCMPDCIFAPYFPPEEPQKFANVHKIFGASNVSKLLNEVLPHQREDAVNSLAYEAEARIKDPVYGCVGAISVLQRHVLRLQKELEATNADLMRYACNDMPSSTTNSQYGRRMGHEGAGSFGQTSGLYYSSPWNNEPYDQDSQERGGDGNM
- the LOC132180724 gene encoding LOB domain-containing protein 25 isoform X2, translated to MLHACTRIDLEGASTEGKKRYMASSSYSNSPCAACKFLRRKCMPDCIFAPYFPPEEPQKFANVHKIFGASNVSKLLNEVLPHQREDAVNSLAYEAEARIKDPVYGCVGAISVLQRHVLRLQKELEATNADLMRYACNDMPSSTTNSQYGRRMGHEGAGSFGQTSGLYYSSPWNNEPYDQDSQERGGDGNM
- the LOC132180724 gene encoding LOB domain-containing protein 25 isoform X3, which codes for MRQRRKNSCCMHVRYMASSSYSNSPCAACKFLRRKCMPDCIFAPYFPPEEPQKFANVHKIFGASNVSKLLNEVLPHQREDAVNSLAYEAEARIKDPVYGCVGAISVLQRHVLRLQKELEATNADLMRYACNDMPSSTTNSQYGRRMGHEGAGSFGQTSGLYYSSPWNNEPYDQDSQERGGDGNM